GCGGATTTTTGTCTTAATCGATTGTAACAACTTCTTTGTCTCTTGCGAGCGGGTGTTTCGGCCGGATTTGGCCGAGAGGCCGGTAGCGGTGTTATCTAATAATGACGGTTGCATCATCGCGCGATCCAATGAGGTCAAGGTACTGGGTATTCCGATGGGAGCGCCAGAGTTTAAATACCGAAAACTACTGCGGGCAAATGACGTGACGCTGTTTTCCGCTAATTTTGCACTGTATGGCGATTTCTCCAGGAGGGTAGTAGAGGTGTTAAGGAGCTATACACCACAGATAGAGGTATATTCGGTCGATGAAAGCTTTCTTGAGGTTAGCTCCCTGTTGATAAAGGATTACCCAAAGTGGGCGCGGGGGTTATGTCAAGACGTATTTAAACAAACGGGCATTCCGGTTTCGGTCGGGATAGCGCCGACCAAGACTCTGGCTAAGGCCGCAACTGAGCTAGCCAAAAAAGACCTGAGTTTTGGCGGCGCCTTAAGCTTGGTTGGTTTACGACCAGCCGAGCTAAAAGCCCATCTAGAAAAATTGGTCATCGAGGATGTTTGGGGTGTCGGGCGGCGACTAGGACCAAAGCTTCGGCAACTAGGTTTAAGAACAGCTTGGGATCTGCGCCAGGTTGGTACAAAATGGGCCAAACAACAGTTGACTATCAGAGGTGAACGGACGGTTAGAGAACTTAAGGGAGAAACCTGTTTCGGCCTCAGTCGGGAGACAGTTACTGGCGGACAAAAGAGTCTGGCTGTTACCAGATCGTTCGGGCGGCGGATCCAATCGGCCCACGAACTCGAGAGCGCGGTGGCGTCGTTTGCTACCAAGGCGGCAGCCCGGTTGAGACGCAAACAACAGATTGCTGGAGCGTTGGTG
This genomic stretch from Candidatus Saccharimonadales bacterium harbors:
- a CDS encoding Y-family DNA polymerase is translated as MTTDKKGRIFVLIDCNNFFVSCERVFRPDLAERPVAVLSNNDGCIIARSNEVKVLGIPMGAPEFKYRKLLRANDVTLFSANFALYGDFSRRVVEVLRSYTPQIEVYSVDESFLEVSSLLIKDYPKWARGLCQDVFKQTGIPVSVGIAPTKTLAKAATELAKKDLSFGGALSLVGLRPAELKAHLEKLVIEDVWGVGRRLGPKLRQLGLRTAWDLRQVGTKWAKQQLTIRGERTVRELKGETCFGLSRETVTGGQKSLAVTRSFGRRIQSAHELESAVASFATKAAARLRRKQQIAGALVVFITTGVGAVERFAPSTLVRLEYPTADTSQIVGTAVNGLDRIYNDNFSYKKAGVIMLDLRSKQAQQTTFGQIGQSQQLKRRDRLMRVMDQLNTRYGTRTLRTAREGQNLEAKWPSRQERRSPAYTTSWNQLASV